In Bartonella machadoae, a single genomic region encodes these proteins:
- a CDS encoding TrmH family RNA methyltransferase, with translation MHLNITPIYQTDDTRLYDYRNIRERDLVGRQHKFIAEGKVILSALLHSKEFFALSLLMVTERLPGLMPLLEETQPTCPIYCVPQKVMDNIVGFHVHRGILGIGKRKTLPSLQQFLQDLPEEALILVLCGISNHDNMGAIFRNAAAFASNGIIIDKTSCDPLYRKSIRVSAGAALKVPYTQGADIHNILETLYDTDFHTYALSPSAQCSLKQAKTAKRTALILGTEGDGLPTDILQRSKTLRIPMAHGFDSLNVSTATGIALAHFSNCNKLC, from the coding sequence ATGCATTTAAATATTACACCAATCTACCAAACTGATGACACACGTCTGTACGATTATCGTAACATTCGTGAAAGAGATCTTGTAGGACGACAACATAAATTTATTGCTGAAGGCAAAGTGATATTATCGGCATTGCTCCATTCGAAAGAATTTTTTGCTCTTTCATTGCTTATGGTGACGGAACGTCTTCCTGGACTGATGCCCCTTTTAGAGGAGACACAGCCAACATGTCCCATTTATTGTGTTCCGCAAAAAGTCATGGACAATATTGTCGGTTTCCATGTCCATCGCGGTATACTCGGTATCGGTAAACGCAAAACACTACCATCACTACAACAGTTTTTACAAGATTTACCAGAAGAAGCGTTGATTCTCGTTTTATGCGGTATTTCTAACCATGATAATATGGGAGCTATTTTTCGCAATGCTGCTGCCTTTGCCAGTAATGGCATCATTATTGACAAAACCTCATGCGATCCTCTTTACCGCAAATCCATCAGAGTGTCTGCTGGTGCTGCTCTAAAGGTCCCCTATACACAAGGTGCTGATATTCATAATATTTTAGAGACGCTCTATGATACAGATTTTCATACTTACGCACTCTCTCCCTCTGCTCAATGCTCTCTCAAGCAAGCAAAAACAGCAAAAAGGACAGCGCTTATTTTAGGAACAGAAGGTGATGGCTTACCAACTGATATACTACAAAGATCAAAAACCTTACGCATTCCCATGGCTCACGGCTTTGATAGTCTCAATGTTTCCACAGCAACAGGCATTGCGCTCGCCCATTTTAGCAATTGTAATAAACTTTGCTAA
- the mnmA gene encoding tRNA 2-thiouridine(34) synthase MnmA, whose product MFLNSLDLPGPPENSRIVVAMSGGVDSSVVAGLLKREGYDVIGITLQLYDHGAATHRVGSCCAGQDIEDARRVAETLGIPYYVLDYEKRFREAVIDPFTESYAHGETPVPCVACNQTVKFADLLATARELGADALATGHYIRSRPHGAHRALFRPLDNDRDQSYFLFATTQEQIDYLRFPLGNLPKARVREIAAEMGFVVANKHDSQDICFVPQGKYSDVITKLRPEAANPGVIMHIDGQVLGKHSGIVNYTVGQRRGIGVATGEALYVVYLDVENARVIVGPREMLETRKLFLRDVNWLGDEPLDHFPPDGIEMAVKVRSTRPPHLARLHYQEGIFSVDLLERENAVAPGQACVFYDGNDNEARILGGGFVTHSQRAADTEVMLKRVLCDLETNTDVSSELKTTASYK is encoded by the coding sequence ATGTTTTTGAACAGTCTTGATTTGCCAGGACCACCTGAGAATTCCCGTATTGTTGTTGCAATGTCGGGGGGCGTTGATTCGTCGGTTGTTGCCGGTCTCTTAAAAAGGGAAGGCTATGATGTCATTGGCATTACTTTGCAGCTTTATGATCATGGTGCTGCAACACATCGGGTGGGGTCGTGTTGTGCTGGACAAGATATTGAAGATGCTCGGCGCGTAGCAGAAACTTTGGGGATTCCTTATTATGTTCTTGATTATGAAAAGCGGTTTCGCGAAGCGGTGATTGATCCTTTTACAGAAAGTTATGCACATGGAGAGACTCCAGTGCCATGTGTAGCATGCAATCAAACTGTTAAGTTTGCAGATTTATTAGCAACTGCACGTGAGTTAGGTGCGGATGCTTTGGCGACGGGTCATTATATTCGTTCTCGTCCCCATGGTGCACATCGGGCACTTTTTCGTCCGCTCGATAATGATCGTGATCAGAGTTATTTTCTTTTCGCAACGACACAAGAGCAGATTGATTATTTACGCTTTCCACTTGGAAACCTTCCAAAAGCGCGTGTTCGTGAAATAGCAGCAGAAATGGGCTTTGTTGTTGCAAATAAGCATGACAGTCAGGATATTTGTTTTGTTCCGCAAGGAAAATATTCCGATGTTATTACAAAATTGCGACCAGAGGCAGCAAATCCTGGAGTTATTATGCATATAGATGGACAGGTTTTAGGAAAGCATTCAGGAATTGTTAATTATACTGTTGGTCAACGTCGTGGTATTGGTGTTGCAACGGGTGAAGCGCTTTATGTGGTTTATCTTGATGTGGAAAATGCGCGTGTTATTGTTGGACCACGTGAAATGTTGGAAACACGTAAACTCTTTTTGCGAGATGTGAATTGGCTAGGTGATGAGCCATTGGATCATTTTCCTCCTGATGGTATTGAGATGGCTGTAAAAGTTCGTTCAACCCGTCCGCCTCATCTGGCGCGTTTGCATTATCAAGAGGGTATTTTTTCTGTTGATTTGTTGGAACGTGAAAATGCTGTGGCACCAGGGCAGGCTTGCGTTTTTTACGATGGAAATGATAATGAAGCACGTATTCTTGGTGGAGGATTCGTGACGCATTCACAACGTGCTGCTGATACTGAAGTGATGTTGAAACGCGTTTTGTGTGATTTAGAAACAAACACTGATGTTTCTTCCGAACTTAAAACAACAGCTTCTTATAAATGA
- the sciP gene encoding CtrA inhibitor SciP, with protein sequence MTNLIKTQMKYVIGPDGSPLTIADLPPKTTRRWVIRRKAEVVAAVRGGLLSLDEACQRYTLTVEEFLSWQSLIDEHGLAGLRTTRIQHYRH encoded by the coding sequence ATGACCAATTTGATAAAAACACAAATGAAATACGTTATTGGACCCGATGGAAGTCCACTTACAATCGCCGATCTACCACCAAAAACAACACGGCGCTGGGTAATCCGTCGCAAAGCGGAAGTTGTTGCGGCTGTGAGAGGTGGATTGTTAAGTCTTGATGAGGCGTGTCAACGCTACACTTTGACCGTAGAAGAATTTCTTTCATGGCAAAGTTTAATCGATGAACACGGTCTCGCTGGATTACGAACAACCAGAATCCAACATTACAGGCATTAA
- a CDS encoding flagellar export protein FliJ, translating into MKPRKSMVQLRMFQAREKRREIAQLDMMIAEFERMVLELEAQIINEERKSGNNDVHHFAYSAFARVARQRRDNLINSIRDLQTQKTNAEMTLHEVNTELQHAQLLEEREKKIAVDDEGLFIHSNSMTG; encoded by the coding sequence ATGAAGCCACGGAAAAGTATGGTGCAGTTGAGGATGTTTCAGGCACGTGAAAAACGTCGTGAAATTGCACAGCTTGATATGATGATCGCAGAATTTGAGCGAATGGTATTAGAACTGGAAGCACAAATTATTAACGAAGAACGCAAATCTGGAAACAATGACGTTCACCATTTTGCTTATTCTGCCTTTGCTCGTGTAGCGCGGCAAAGGCGTGATAATCTTATAAATTCGATTCGTGATTTGCAGACTCAAAAAACAAATGCTGAAATGACTCTCCATGAAGTTAATACGGAGTTACAACACGCACAGCTTCTTGAGGAACGAGAAAAGAAGATTGCGGTAGATGATGAGGGGCTTTTCATTCATTCTAACTCAATGACTGGATGA